atggcatgatcgactcggacatgtgaataataatactctcaaacgtctcgtcaaattaaatttattaccaaacgttaatgttgacggaacactcaaatgtgaagtgtgcgtggaagtgaaaatgacgaaactaccttttcattcggtggaaaggacgaCAACTCCTCTaaagttaatacatagtgatctatgtgacttgaaatttgtgcaaactagaggaggtaaaaaatattttattacttttatcgatgactgcacaaagttctgttatgtctttcttttaagaagtaaagacgaatccctagaggcgttcagaacctataaaatagaaattgaaaaccaacttgacaaacgaattaaaataattcgaagcgatagaggtggagaatatggtgcaccgtttgatgaattttgtacagaatctggcattatccatcaaacaacgacaccttactcacctcaatcaaacggtgttgccgaacgtaaaaatcggacactaaaagaaatgatgaattcTTTGTTGATAAATttaggcttacctcaaaacttgtggggggaagcaatattatcggcaaatcacattctcaacataatccctcataagaaaaatgataaaactccatatgaactatggaaaggccgcgagccatcgtacaaatacctgaaagtgtgggagtgcttggcaaaggtcgaagtacctaaaccaaagcaagtaaagatcggacctaaaacgttcgatgcgatatttgtcggatatgcccataatagtagtgcatatcgtttcctagttcacaaatcagatattcctgatatacatgtgggaacaaccatagaatctcaaaatgcgatattctttgaaaacgtattcccaaataaaaagggaaacgttgaaaatgataacaccggaagttcaaacaaaaatgacgttaccgaacttagctgttataaaaggactattgacgatcaaagtgaagagccacgtcgtagcaaacgggctagagttgagaaatcgttcgggccagatttcatgactttcatgtcagaaatggaaccaagaacattaaatgaagctctctctagacccgatgctccaatgtggaaagaagctgtcaatagtgaaattgagtctatcatgaataatcatacttgggaattagtagaccttccttctggtaataaaccattaggttgtaagtggatactaaaacgtaagtataaagctgatggatcaattgacaagtataaggccagacttgtagctaaggggtacaagcaagaggaaggccttaattacttcgatacatactcaccggtgacaaggattacgtccatacgagtgttaatagccattgcagcactgtatgaccttgaaatacatcaaatggatgttaagactgcattcttaaatggtgagttggaagaagaaatttatatggagcaacccgaagggttcatggctcctggaaatgagaaaaaggtgtgtcgacttgttaagtcgttgtacggacttaagcaagcgcctaaacaatggcacgaaaaatttgacaaagtaatgctgtcaaacgaattcaggataaatgaatgtgacaaatgcatttatgtcaaaaacacacctgaaggctatgtaattgtctgtctatacgtagacgacatgctaataatgggcagtaatcatgatataatcatgactacaaagaaaatgttgaccaaaaattttgatatgaaagatatgggtcaagcagatgttatattgggaattaaaattctcaggacatcagaagggatagttttaacacaatcacATTATGTaaaatctgtattgaaaaaaaaattcaatgcgtacgatctctctacagtgaaaacacctatggatctaagtcaacacttagcaaaaaaccatggtgagaccatatcgcagttggaatattctcggataataggcagtttgatgtatctcacaaactgcacacgtccggatattgcctgtacggtcaacaaactgagtcgttttacgagtaatccaaacgacacccattggaaaacattgatgcgagttctcagatatttgaaatatactatgaactatggattacattatgaaaaatatcccgctgtattggaaggatattgtgatgctaattggatacaaaagactccaaatccactagtggatatgtattcatgatcggtgggggagcagtatcttggaaatccactaagcagacttgcattgctcggtcaactatggaatccgagtttatagcactagacaaagcagctggggaagctgaatggctgcggaatttcttggaagatattcctagctggGTAAAACAtgtgcctgccgtactaatccactgtgatagtcaatcggcgattggaatgacacagagtaatatgtataatgggaagtcacgacatatacgtcgtagacataataccattaggcagttgatctcgaatggagtgattgcaatcgactatgttaagtccaaagataatttggcagatcctctaacgaaggggttgagtcgagatcaagtatactgctcatcaagaggaatgagattaaaaatctacaactaaaaacgactgtagcggtaacccaaccttgttgactggagatcccaagatcttggttcaatgggacaacgaagttacagaagttgtggtccagcacattagatagtttatctctatcccaatcctaggatgaatttgtgttgtcctacctcatgtagtgaggttaagcttatgcttttagtgacttctatacctgataaggtggagtatggtaggatactcttgatagaagtgtcacctatgtgagtgtgaagacaggccgcttcaatgaaacactcatgaatccaagatggtatccatggccgaaacggaaccaaccatgagaacctaaagtaggtgagatagatctttgtgtgggtgttattgtctaagtatacaccaacagctgagcagttcaagacatcacgttcactgcgcagcctagtatactcgatagcatttcactacggaaggttcaaagccacaagctacctctcccgatgcagtgacttatcgattggactcttgtaaagtgtcagcatgcatacacacattgcattaatttcttttcatgtgggggattgttggatattggagccttaaatggaccaaaacgatttagaggaaggaagccatcaattgttgaaagtcgtaattgacttcaaaattgaaatctacgattcgcgtagatagatttagactattaatttgctcaaaaccgattaagggtgaatgagaaattaatgtttaaagtcaacccaaaataacatttgttattcattaataaagtgcataggagaatagtcccacatcggaaattctcgatgtgtattctttacttattaatgaagatgtgttaatggagttaacacaaaaaataaaaggacaggtgatcccttagcccagggcgagcaggtgctcgcacctgtgagcccgccacccaccacgtgcgcacgtgcgcaatgggcgctttgtaggcccacgggctccaggtgacattgcagtgcctgcgtgacactcgggtgacgtgtgctccaggtgacattgcagtgcctgcgtggcactcgggtgacgtgtcagtctcttacctgacgtggcagtgcctatgcgacatcctcgtgggcaaagggagatgactggacagttgacttagggaatggatgactaccgttgatcaacgttgatcaaatagatatgatggatcgcttgtgatgcgatctagagcgttggattgcaaagagtaacgatctgacggcctgggatgagacttgatctgaagcatcgaatcaatggatccagatccgatggctgatgacaataggcgggatctgagggtcacaactcctcagatctgatggatgagattgaagtgggcttggtgaaaggttacaacccttcagaatagatgatctagatcgatccagctcaaggaacacatccactcacccaaaggacactcaacctcttcgttcggtataaatagaaccctccagatgatggaatactgactcaatcttctcttctcttcctcaagcatttatctgatcttgtgcattcaagagtccaagaagtctactaaaaggttcgctggtctcggaagtcggagtgctacgattccgagacgttcatcgtcgttgtatcttgggaacgaattgcaacaatccgttaagcaccgtagcggagcaatatcgtttacggagataatgtcgaacactagcctcgacgatcaattTACATACTCCAGAAGTTACCCGGAGACAACAGTAATCTCCATTGCCATTTGCTTCGTCCAACTCCAAACGCGCCATGAGCTACTCCTTCAACGCGGTCCAACGATCGTTTAATTTTTGACTGAGTGGCGTGTTGACTTATTCTGTTGTCAACGGCACTAGAGTCGTTTAAAAGTCAAAATGAGGAGATGAGCTATTTGCTCCGTCATTGCAGATTCAATCCAATCCAACTTTGAAGCTGTGGAACCGACCACATGTTTTTTTCCTTCAATTCGTGCTTATCACGACGCACCGCCATTAGCTGGATCGACCAACCACAACGCGCCACGTAGCCTCGAGGGGTAATTGATTTTCCTGCGCGGAGCCAAACGCGAGCGGGCCCACGCGGTCGCTCCATTTCGTCATTCGTGTTAAATTAATGGTCTGAAATCTGAATAATGCACCTAATCCAAGTCGATGACCCGGTCTATTTCGGCCTTTTCTTCGTGGCCGGCCCGCTTGGACCCGCCACCTCCCTCGCATGCCGATGGGTTCTATGGATTGACTCGAGGTGCAgaaaattaaatgattaaaactCACCTACAGCTGAGCTGGACCCACATCGTGCTCTAATAACAGAGAGGGGAGACTTGGCTGGCTTTCTCATACAAGTCGTTCGACTCGGCGCTTTATATTTTGTTGGAGTCATGTTccgattaaataattaaatttatgttTTATAAATATATCTCATCGAACGATTCAATTTTTAGAGAAAATATTTACAatcaaataatatattttttatttataaaaaaggaGTGGAAAATTTTTctggataaaaataaaattatataaaaacacGAACCCGTAAAAGGCGGTTACTAAAGGCTGTACCAGCTGCGACACTGTCTCAAACGCGCGAGTTCCGTGATAGCGACGTACTAAATCTGGACGGGTAGAGTTACGTTGGGCTTATCTTTGTTCTGGCGTGCTAATCTTTCTTTTGATAAGaattaaaaaaggcatttttttttattttccttattggATAGATTCAAAAGCTATCAAAGACGTACTTCATCTCAATATATcattaaaaagaatatttttttactgTACTATCCAATATTGTTAGACTAATTTTAACTCAAATTATAATTGCTCCATTACTAATTAAAAACTAATGTTAATTAACATTATTTTGAtattgattaacattattttatcTAATTTTTACTAAAATTTATGCCGCGTTGACCAACCAACGGCTCCTCACGCTACTTTAGTCGCGATTCGACAAACGGTGCGCCAAAACCATGTGCTGCACCTCCACCCGTTGCTTAATTCGCGATTCAACTCGCGACGCAGGTCTGGAGCGGACAATTCCAACTTCCAAGCGGTGGATGAGCTGTCCACGTCACTTCCGTCCTATTTCTCGCCTCTTTCCTTTCGTCTATTTCTCCATTTATATTCGCCCTCTTTATTCTCTCCTTGAAGCGATTTGAGGCTCTAattctttctcctcttcttcttcttctatctcAAATCTTCAACCGACAAGTTCTCCACCATGTTATTCGTGCACAAGGATGCCTCCGCCCACCGGTTCCCTTTCTTCGCCTCGTCTCCGCCGAAATCGCCGCCGGCTTCCTTAGCGCGTTCCTTCGAAGACGCCCTCGCCGCCCGCCTGGCCGATCTGCACCTAGACACCGCCTCACTCTCCTGGCTCACCCGCGCCGTCCGCGTCCTCGCTCTCACCCTCGATGATGCGGCCGCCCTCCTGGCTGACGCCCCCGTTTCCTCTTCCGATCGTGACGCCCTCGCTGGCCACCTCGACTCGGGCGTTGCCCTCCTTGACGCCTGCAACGCCGCCTCTGCCGAGATCGACCGCCTCCTCCGTCGGCGCCTCCATCTCCGCTTCGCCCTCCACATCCTCGCCTCCTCCGATGGAGGCCGCGACGCTGAGAGGCTGCGTAAGGCGCGGGACTCCCTGGAGGAGTGGACCGTCGGCCCCCGTCGCGCCATCAAGCCATCCGCCGTCGACCTAGTGAAATCCCTGACCCCGGCTAACCCTCCGAAAGGCAAGTTATCAGTTGCCCGGAGAGCGATCTACGCCGTCGAGGCGGTTTCCTCCCTGGTCGTCGGCGCCCTCGTGGCCGCCCTCGGCGGCAGCGAGCATCTTGCCGCCGTTCGCGTCCCTTCCGACCTGCCCTGGGCGAAGGAGTACCACGATCTCGCCGCGGCGATATCGCACAAGCTCGTCGGCGACTGGTTCGCCGCGGAGCTGGATGCGGCCCAAGCGGCCGTCAAAAAATTGACGGACGTGATCTCAACAAACGGCGAAGACATGACGGAGACGTTACGGAAATCCATGGAAGACACCAAGAAAGCGACGGGTGCTTTGACGGAGGGTCTGGACGAGTTATCTCACGCCGTTAGCGGGCTTTTTCACTCGGCGTTGGGTTTGAGGAACGCGGCGTTGCTAGGATTCCGCGTTGGCTCCTGCAAATAGTCATTTGTCTAAGGACGAATATGCGACGTCAAAATATCAAAGttcataattaaaaaattagtttaatcTTAATTACGGAAATTTGTatggtttttttttccttgtttatGTAGTTGTAACAGATGGGCAAAAATATTTGTATATAAGTTCACATGTCTGGAGCTCCAAAGAGAAATTATTATGCAAATATATTGCCTGTTAATCCTACCATGTTTCTTTTGCCCCTTCAAGATGCGGTTGGTTAATTAATTCGTCTGCAATATTTAACGTGACGGCACTATACTAATATACTTTACGGGCAGTAAATTTTGACTTGTTTTGCTATTATTAAATTGGCATCAAAGGGCCAAGTTGGAATTTAATTGAAAAATCTCAAGTTGATTTCATGTGAACTGGAACCGTTCATTAGTCAATGGTAGGCATGGCATCAACGACACGGCGTCTAGCATTGAATTATCCGGCCAAACAATGTAACGTTTTTTCGTGCGCACCGAAAGGTCATGGGAGAGACTTTGGTCAATCAATTCGGCTGGTGGTTGCCCGCACACTTGAACAAAGTTGCGCAaccaagttaatttttttttaatttttattttgggtTTTTAGAATTTGAAATTTCATTGTTCAGAATAAGTATTGTTTGTAAGTTTTACAATTTAGTGTATTTAAGCAAAGATTTACAGAATTTTTAAGTTTTACAAATTAATCTTTTTAAGCAAGTATATTTTTGCATCATCTGCTATACGATGCTTCTGAATATCTACTAAACTAGTCCAAAATACAAGATCGTGTTGCTTTGTTGAAGGTTGATTGATGAGTCAGAGCGCCACGTCTTATAAGCTGCTCATCCATCTAGTCTTTCTGTTAAGAGGCTTCTTTGGACGTGGGATGCTTGCCACATCATATTGTGGGGTTGAAACTTAGGATTGTCAGGACGTAAATCTTCGGTATTTGTACAATTCATCTCACTTGCCATATGCTCGCACatgatattataatttttttcctttctaaTTTTTCCTTCACCACGAAACTTCAAGGAAATATCCTAGCAAGGTGACAACTTCTCTCATCATTATTATTCTAAGGTTGTACTTCAATTATTCAATGCTTATTCTAGTCATGCTTTGAAATTTATGAGGTGAGTGCCAACTCTCTTTACCGTGGCCCTTAACTATGTTGTGCTAATTAATGTTCAGCAAGACAATTATTGACATAGTTTAGATTTTAGGGATGATTCATGCCTTGCATATTTTGTAGATTTGTAAAGTCAACTAGAAATAATAGTAGTAAGATAGCTATCCAAAATAGAGTATTTACGAATGCCCATGAGATTGAATAAATTTGTTAGGCATCACTAATGGATATCTAGTTATTAGGCACTCTTGTCAGACAAATGCGATTTAATATTGATGGTGAATTGAACGTgtttaaatgaaaataaataaaattctaCATATTTATTTATATACTAATTGGACCATATGAAACTAGTTAAAAGTTAATTGCTATGGTGAATTGTTGATCGATAATATGGGTCAatatttaggaaaaataataaatagcacTTTGTGTGCTGACAACAAATAGTTTGCTttacaaagatttttttttttagttcacTTAGGTGACATAAGGGACATAAGGATTCTAAATTAAGATCTAAGAAATTAAAATGATTATTGATACGGAGATAGCTGAGGCACTCAATTAAATTATCTTTTCTAGAAAATTTTCTTGGGGAGCATACGTCTGTGGAACATGATAACAGGAGAAACAAGGGAGTACAAACTCATACCCTCATAGACAGATAATGAGGAAAACACTGTTTATTTAGTAAGAGCGGAGGAACATCTTTCAAGGGTTCACATTGCTACAAGATCGGGAAGCCTAGTCCTTCCTCGCCAAATGAGCCCGCGCTTGACCCAGTTCCTCCTTGATACATTGGATGCTGCTTTGTAGATGGGCAATGGTTTCGTCTTTTATTCAGCTTT
This window of the Zingiber officinale cultivar Zhangliang chromosome 3B, Zo_v1.1, whole genome shotgun sequence genome carries:
- the LOC122056170 gene encoding UPF0496 protein 4-like; translated protein: MLFVHKDASAHRFPFFASSPPKSPPASLARSFEDALAARLADLHLDTASLSWLTRAVRVLALTLDDAAALLADAPVSSSDRDALAGHLDSGVALLDACNAASAEIDRLLRRRLHLRFALHILASSDGGRDAERLRKARDSLEEWTVGPRRAIKPSAVDLVKSLTPANPPKGKLSVARRAIYAVEAVSSLVVGALVAALGGSEHLAAVRVPSDLPWAKEYHDLAAAISHKLVGDWFAAELDAAQAAVKKLTDVISTNGEDMTETLRKSMEDTKKATGALTEGLDELSHAVSGLFHSALGLRNAALLGFRVGSCK